A region of Anolis carolinensis isolate JA03-04 unplaced genomic scaffold, rAnoCar3.1.pri scaffold_7, whole genome shotgun sequence DNA encodes the following proteins:
- the LOC103281372 gene encoding perilipin-3: MASPDKSASQAPANEEQDPKNVAGRVANLPLLSSAYDMVSSAYASTKESHPYVKSVCDAAEKGVKTIASAAATGAQPILSKLEPQISTANEYACRGLDKLEEKLPILQQPTDKVISDTKELVTSTVTGAKDALSSTVSGMVDRTKEVVSGGVEMTRAAVSSGMGMTQSVVSGGVEMTRSTISGGVEMTRSALSSSVNTVGHMVTSGVDAVLGKSEELVDRYLPVTNEELAKLATSMEGFDMEKQKAQQSYYIRLGSLSAKVRHRAYEHSLRKLSDAKQSTHDSLAQLHQTIELIEQVKQGVDQKLQSGQEKLHQMWLEWKQKQTPEAKLEEIPDPKIETKALEVSQGLSNQLQMATTALVSNLQGLPAGLQEKVTLVRQHAEDLRTSFSSATSLQDLSSSILAQSREKVTKARELTEELVDHLVHNAPLSWLVGPFTPSSKAEAEEIEME; encoded by the exons AACGTGGCCGGCCGGGTGGCCAACCTACCCTTGCTGAGCTCGGCCTACGACATGGTCAGCTCGGCCTACGCCTCCACCAAGGAGAGCCACCCCTACGTCAAGTCGGTCTGCGATGCGGCCGAGAAGGGGGTCAAGACCATCGCCTCGGCTGCGGCAACCGGGGCGCAGCCCATCCTGAGCAAACTGGAGCCGCAGA TTTCCACGGCCAACGAATACGCCTGCAGAGGGCTGGACAAGCTGGAGGAGAAGTTGCCCATTCTCCAACAACCAACCGATAAG GTCATTTCAGACACCAAGGAACTGGTGACCTCCACTGTGACAGGAGCCAAGGACGCCCTCAGCAGCACCGTGTCCGGGATGGTGGACAGAACCAAGGAGGTGGTCTCGGGTGGCGTGGAGATGACCCGGGCGGCGGTTTCCAGCGGCATGGGCATGACCCAGTCGGTGGTCTCGGGCGGTGTGGAGATGACCCGCTCCACCATCTCGGGCGGCGTGGAGATGACCCGCTCGGCCCTCTCCAGCAGCGTCAACACAGTGGGCCACATGGTCACCAGCGGCGTGGATGCCGTCCTGGGAAAGTCGGAAGAGCTGGTGGACCGCTACCTTCCCGTCACAAATGAAGAGTTGG CCAAACTGGCCACGTCCATGGAAGGTTTTGATATGGAGAAACAGAAAGCACAGCAGAGCTACTACATTCGTCTGGGGTCCCTCTCGGCGAAGGTCCGCCACCGCGCCTACGAACACTCCCTTCGCAAGCTGAGTGATGCCAAGCAGAGCACCCATGACTCCCTGGCACAGCTCCACCAAACCATCGAGCTG ATCGAGCAGGTCAAGCAGGGTGTGGACCAGAAACTCCAAAGTGGTCAAGAGAAGCTCCATCAGATGTGGCTGGAGTGGAAGCAAAAGCAGACCCCTGAGGCCAAACTGGAGGAGATTCCAGACCCAAAG ATTGAGACTAAAGCTTTGGAGGTGTCCCAGGGTCTCTCCAACCAGCTCCAAATGGCCACCACAGCCCTGGTCTCCAACCTCCAAGGCCTTCCCGCTGGCCTCCAGGAGAAGGTCACCCTCGTCCGCCAGCACGCTGAGGACCTCCGGACGTCCTTCAGCTCGGCCACGTCTCTGCAAGACCTCTCCAGCTCCATCTTGGCCCAGAGCCGGGAGAAAGTCACCAAGGCCCGGGAGCTGACCGAAGAGCTGGTGGACCACCTGGTGCACAACGCTCCTCTTTCCTGGCTGGTGGGGCCCTTCACCCCGTCCAGCAAAGCCGAGGCAGAGGAAATCGAGATGGAGTAG